One Desulforhopalus sp. DNA segment encodes these proteins:
- the traV gene encoding type IV conjugative transfer system lipoprotein TraV, producing the protein MKLHYVILPLLLLVSLSGCGGLVGQLVNPYEENFKCRTRDDAGKCIDTSSAYKEARFPDVDNASETSCTNVSGDTIPCPPATTAESGIRTNINQLTAQNSRYKALTELMQEPDKPMLEPPKIMRVLMLPYKGEDDELFMTRYVYLKLKESQWVLTDISEKAKAVQ; encoded by the coding sequence ATGAAATTACACTATGTCATTCTGCCGTTATTACTTCTGGTTTCCCTGTCAGGTTGTGGTGGGCTGGTAGGACAACTTGTCAATCCCTATGAAGAAAATTTCAAATGCCGCACCAGAGATGATGCCGGTAAGTGTATCGATACGTCATCCGCTTACAAGGAGGCCAGATTCCCTGATGTTGATAATGCAAGCGAGACAAGCTGCACGAACGTAAGTGGTGACACTATTCCCTGTCCACCGGCTACAACCGCTGAGTCAGGTATAAGGACCAACATCAACCAGCTCACTGCTCAGAATAGCCGGTACAAGGCACTTACCGAACTCATGCAGGAACCGGACAAACCAATGCTTGAACCACCCAAGATCATGCGGGTACTGATGCTGCCGTACAAAGGAGAGGACGACGAACTGTTTATGACTCGCTATGTCTATTTGAAGCTGAAAGAATCTCAGTGGGTGTTGACAGATATAAGTGAAAAGGCAAAGGCAGTACAATGA
- a CDS encoding S26 family signal peptidase encodes MRFLLSSRLAGFLFGLTRWEKTVAIVFLVAILLGSFIPGRIIVALSDSLDHRLFFMTGLNPDKIKNGDYLVFQGSKEEVEKHAKPMLNNRLDKLIKKVGCAPGETLTRDVQGQFFCEGVFVGKALEADSQKRPLPQFQYSGIVPEKNFFMIGTNPRSYDSKYFGFVDAGKILHKALPLW; translated from the coding sequence ATGAGATTTCTCCTCAGTAGCCGGTTGGCGGGTTTTCTCTTCGGGTTAACCCGCTGGGAAAAGACCGTGGCAATAGTTTTTCTGGTTGCCATTTTGCTGGGGTCATTCATCCCGGGACGGATCATCGTCGCACTCAGCGATTCACTCGACCATCGGCTTTTTTTCATGACGGGGCTCAACCCGGATAAAATCAAAAATGGCGATTATCTCGTTTTTCAAGGGAGCAAAGAAGAAGTGGAAAAACATGCCAAGCCAATGTTGAACAACAGACTCGACAAGCTGATAAAAAAAGTTGGCTGCGCTCCAGGTGAAACGCTCACCCGTGACGTCCAAGGCCAATTTTTCTGTGAGGGTGTTTTTGTCGGCAAGGCGTTGGAAGCTGATAGCCAAAAGCGTCCTTTGCCTCAATTTCAATATTCAGGGATTGTACCAGAAAAAAACTTCTTTATGATCGGCACCAACCCGCGCAGTTACGACAGCAAATATTTTGGATTTGTTGATGCAGGCAAAATTCTTCATAAGGCTTTACCGCTTTGGTAA
- the trfA gene encoding plasmid replication initiator TrfA: protein MTKSKSLQMLPDNLEDQQLPALPVHADIEHVAPNSCLQSALFGLVEKGTRKYVKQQKVASLNGIEIWYTGEQLDQSDLDVFLHAIHLTTDKNNIQPGNAVRFSMNGFLAATGKTVGGSGEKWLMGVIDRLAANMVYIEVPDSYTGKRQMYGGSLIHDFYYDYKTETYSLRLNGSLGALFERGWTPVQWEQRVSLSNNLSKWLHGFYNSMQTIFPMQVSKLLELSGSSCGRLSDFRRALRRSLDNLVEVGALKSWTIDSEDKIHIVRLQTKKVIEKPV, encoded by the coding sequence ATGACCAAAAGTAAATCTCTGCAAATGCTACCTGATAATCTCGAAGACCAGCAACTCCCGGCTTTGCCTGTTCATGCCGATATCGAGCATGTGGCGCCAAACAGTTGTCTGCAATCGGCCCTGTTTGGTTTGGTAGAAAAAGGAACGCGAAAATACGTAAAACAACAGAAAGTTGCATCGCTCAATGGAATAGAAATTTGGTACACCGGCGAGCAACTCGACCAGAGCGATCTTGATGTTTTTCTTCACGCTATTCATTTAACGACAGACAAAAACAATATCCAGCCGGGAAATGCCGTGCGCTTTTCGATGAATGGCTTTTTGGCGGCTACCGGAAAGACCGTTGGTGGTTCCGGTGAAAAATGGTTGATGGGTGTCATAGATCGTTTGGCGGCAAATATGGTGTATATCGAAGTCCCTGATTCATATACGGGAAAGCGGCAAATGTACGGCGGCTCGTTAATTCACGATTTTTACTACGATTACAAAACAGAAACATATTCACTTCGCTTAAACGGTAGTTTAGGCGCACTGTTTGAGCGAGGATGGACACCCGTGCAATGGGAACAGCGGGTATCGTTATCCAATAATTTATCAAAATGGCTACATGGTTTTTACAATAGCATGCAAACCATTTTCCCTATGCAGGTGTCCAAATTATTAGAATTGAGTGGTTCAAGTTGCGGTAGGTTAAGTGATTTCAGAAGAGCCTTACGCCGTTCACTGGATAATCTTGTAGAAGTTGGAGCTCTTAAATCCTGGACAATAGATAGCGAAGACAAGATTCATATCGTTCGTTTGCAGACCAAAAAAGTCATAGAAAAACCAGTTTAA
- a CDS encoding type-F conjugative transfer system secretin TraK yields MKTIIQISMCLLLAASSVQAEEAPVIRGPKPLKLSPMTNDHFDKPTTVKFISPDMPSIVQLSNRDINRIVCSGPMSDLIYSEEKGVTGHFSGSSAFIKFKAEELDGQLTYAETPSELFIVCNGAVYTLIAEPQATSSVTLHLAAPAKDVFKKNIDHYKNMPLEKQVLQIIKEGYEGGYPSSYKVSTADTLIPLCGDLSVNLIQTVDVEGIGLRLKQFKVASKRDETMELKEKTFLSLFISEAILAVAIEDQVLNTGEATRVFVVEKREQSQ; encoded by the coding sequence ATGAAGACAATTATTCAGATAAGCATGTGCTTGCTACTAGCTGCCTCTTCGGTGCAAGCAGAAGAAGCACCGGTTATAAGGGGACCAAAACCCCTGAAACTTTCACCTATGACCAATGACCATTTTGACAAGCCTACAACTGTCAAATTCATTTCCCCTGATATGCCAAGCATCGTGCAGTTGTCCAATCGTGACATCAACCGGATTGTCTGTTCCGGGCCGATGAGTGATTTAATTTACTCGGAAGAAAAGGGCGTAACTGGCCATTTTTCCGGCAGTAGTGCCTTTATCAAATTCAAGGCCGAGGAGTTGGACGGACAGCTCACCTATGCTGAGACACCCAGTGAGTTATTTATTGTCTGCAATGGGGCAGTTTACACCCTGATTGCGGAACCTCAGGCAACCTCATCTGTAACACTGCATCTGGCTGCACCGGCAAAGGATGTTTTCAAAAAGAATATCGACCATTACAAAAACATGCCTTTGGAAAAACAGGTCTTGCAAATCATCAAGGAAGGTTATGAAGGCGGCTATCCATCCAGCTACAAGGTTTCAACTGCGGACACTCTGATTCCTCTGTGTGGTGATCTTAGCGTCAATCTGATCCAGACCGTGGATGTGGAAGGGATAGGATTGCGATTGAAGCAATTCAAGGTGGCCTCTAAGAGGGATGAAACAATGGAATTGAAGGAGAAAACCTTTCTGTCACTTTTTATCAGTGAAGCCATCCTGGCCGTGGCAATAGAAGATCAGGTTCTGAACACCGGCGAGGCGACCAGGGTGTTTGTGGTTGAAAAACGGGAGCAATCACAATGA
- the traL gene encoding type IV conjugative transfer system protein TraL: protein MIARKFPQYLSKPFQVLWFEVDELVLFLFFLTLSLLYGKLMWLIFLVFQYSYTKIKRSQARGFLKHVLYVFGLVKMNNYPDYFQQEFNE, encoded by the coding sequence ATGATTGCCAGAAAGTTTCCGCAATATCTCTCTAAACCGTTCCAAGTGCTGTGGTTTGAGGTGGATGAGTTGGTCCTGTTCCTCTTCTTTCTTACCCTGTCACTCCTCTACGGTAAGTTGATGTGGCTTATCTTCCTGGTATTTCAGTATTCCTACACCAAAATCAAACGATCTCAGGCACGGGGATTCTTGAAGCATGTCCTGTATGTCTTTGGCCTGGTCAAGATGAACAACTATCCCGACTATTTCCAGCAGGAGTTTAACGAGTGA
- a CDS encoding type IV conjugative transfer system protein TraE, which translates to MKADIFVQKTSNLFVENRLLKFAVGAMAVAVCFNSLMVYRAVKYQRVVLIPPAMTGTIEFVQGKPTETYIKDMSRKIVNLATTYSPPTARGQFDDLLSLYTSEAYPEASKSWYSLAGRIEESQVSSTFYMEKITLGEGTIEMFGNVVQFAGDTKLEKTAKTFVVAYRIRDGRFEISEFKEKNLRADIDAQKAEKETEEQLKKRADAKMKMDKHVEVETK; encoded by the coding sequence GTGAAAGCAGACATTTTCGTACAAAAAACCAGCAATTTATTCGTTGAAAACCGACTGCTTAAATTTGCTGTCGGGGCAATGGCCGTAGCCGTCTGCTTCAACTCCCTTATGGTGTATCGGGCTGTTAAATATCAACGTGTTGTGCTCATTCCACCCGCTATGACCGGCACAATTGAGTTCGTCCAGGGCAAGCCTACCGAGACTTACATCAAGGATATGAGCAGAAAGATTGTCAACCTGGCAACTACCTACTCCCCGCCCACGGCAAGAGGGCAGTTTGATGATCTGCTCTCTCTCTACACCTCCGAAGCCTATCCGGAAGCCTCGAAAAGCTGGTACTCCTTGGCGGGTCGTATTGAAGAATCGCAAGTAAGTTCGACATTTTACATGGAGAAAATCACTCTAGGCGAAGGCACTATAGAGATGTTCGGGAATGTAGTGCAGTTTGCTGGAGATACAAAACTCGAAAAGACCGCCAAAACTTTTGTGGTCGCGTATCGCATCCGTGACGGTCGTTTTGAGATTAGCGAGTTCAAGGAGAAAAACCTCAGAGCAGACATAGACGCACAGAAAGCAGAAAAGGAAACAGAAGAACAGCTCAAAAAAAGAGCAGATGCAAAAATGAAGATGGACAAGCACGTGGAGGTGGAAACGAAATGA
- a CDS encoding type-F conjugative transfer system pilin assembly protein TrbC, with translation MRRQISIIMLAGLVVGLSALSALAVQGAEGSCSDKTVPALPPDLLEKARAQAVIDDKATRNAMDTARELAKTMTIPENIHKEAGLKTAQKTNADFRKPEFQQKIADEFNRQVNLFIPESGKNKQREQEAQGIFLETEKVYLFLSSSIPEASFQGYMASLDGLPEIVPVMKGMVGGLGKENKKERVQWWSKVLKKDTTCEKTPEEPCDLIKPAISVKPALFNQYSITDVPALVYDRGDEIFQIQGDVGIFTLLEKVNQEAKSRSLTAFIAKVRGNR, from the coding sequence ATGCGAAGACAAATAAGTATCATCATGCTGGCCGGATTGGTTGTCGGCTTATCGGCTTTATCTGCTTTAGCGGTGCAAGGCGCTGAAGGATCTTGTTCTGACAAGACTGTCCCTGCATTGCCACCTGATCTCTTGGAAAAGGCCAGGGCACAGGCTGTAATTGACGACAAAGCAACCAGGAACGCTATGGATACGGCAAGAGAGCTGGCTAAGACCATGACTATTCCTGAAAATATCCATAAAGAGGCAGGACTAAAAACAGCCCAAAAGACCAATGCTGATTTCAGGAAGCCCGAATTTCAGCAGAAAATAGCAGATGAGTTCAACAGGCAGGTAAATTTGTTTATACCTGAAAGCGGGAAAAACAAACAAAGGGAACAGGAAGCACAAGGCATCTTTCTTGAGACTGAAAAAGTTTATCTCTTCCTATCGAGCTCGATCCCAGAGGCATCGTTTCAGGGGTACATGGCCTCTCTCGATGGACTGCCTGAGATCGTGCCGGTCATGAAGGGAATGGTAGGCGGTCTGGGTAAAGAGAACAAAAAAGAGAGAGTACAATGGTGGAGCAAGGTTCTGAAAAAAGATACCACCTGCGAAAAGACACCGGAGGAGCCCTGTGACCTGATTAAACCGGCTATTTCGGTCAAACCCGCACTCTTTAATCAGTACAGCATCACCGATGTTCCAGCCCTGGTCTATGACCGAGGCGATGAGATTTTTCAAATTCAAGGCGATGTGGGCATTTTTACCCTCTTGGAAAAAGTTAATCAGGAAGCAAAAAGCAGAAGTCTAACTGCTTTTATAGCAAAGGTCAGGGGAAACCGCTGA
- a CDS encoding TraB/VirB10 family protein, whose product MTDLTKSQTDFLAIEEKKKKDAESKLVIPTPEQLSVGKPIPIPVLGANGKQVLDEQGMPVFHNSQPSSGGRDLGPSPGGSSRGRGNQKQERRIVGKISVISNQAAALPQDDDKKKGRTVYLPPSFMEARLLTGFDAATSSGAKGGNSEPLLLRIQTPAVLPNDIKANLSGCFVIAEAVGRLDKERADVRLVSLSCLSNEGSAIIDTPLKGFVTDSDSKVGLSGRVVSRMGAATARAIIAGIFGGAGDALKAASSTTSTSVLGTTKIIDSSQLGKHAIGGGLSEGANTLQDFYMELAKQTTPVIEVAATKKVTVIVSEGKELEIKDYKRDESL is encoded by the coding sequence ATGACCGATCTGACAAAAAGCCAGACCGATTTTTTGGCTATTGAAGAGAAGAAAAAAAAAGATGCAGAAAGCAAATTAGTTATCCCCACGCCTGAACAATTATCTGTTGGAAAACCCATACCTATACCAGTACTTGGGGCAAATGGAAAACAAGTGCTTGATGAACAGGGAATGCCGGTGTTTCACAATAGTCAACCATCATCAGGTGGTCGTGATCTGGGGCCATCACCTGGGGGGAGTAGCCGTGGTCGTGGAAACCAAAAGCAGGAAAGGAGGATCGTCGGCAAGATTTCAGTGATTTCAAACCAAGCCGCGGCTCTTCCTCAAGATGACGATAAAAAAAAAGGTCGGACGGTCTATCTTCCTCCATCTTTTATGGAGGCGAGACTTTTGACAGGTTTCGATGCTGCTACTTCGAGCGGTGCCAAGGGGGGCAACTCCGAACCTCTTTTGCTCCGTATCCAGACCCCGGCAGTGCTGCCAAATGACATCAAGGCGAACCTGTCCGGCTGTTTTGTTATTGCCGAGGCCGTAGGCAGGTTGGATAAAGAACGAGCAGATGTGCGCTTGGTCTCACTTTCATGTCTCTCCAACGAAGGCAGTGCCATTATTGATACCCCTCTCAAAGGTTTTGTAACTGATTCCGACTCCAAGGTTGGCCTCTCCGGTCGAGTGGTTTCCCGGATGGGCGCGGCAACCGCCAGGGCGATCATCGCCGGAATTTTTGGCGGGGCCGGCGACGCGTTAAAAGCGGCGTCCTCCACAACCTCAACATCTGTCCTGGGAACAACCAAAATTATTGATTCCTCGCAGCTCGGGAAGCATGCCATTGGCGGTGGGCTATCAGAGGGAGCAAACACCCTGCAGGATTTTTACATGGAATTAGCAAAACAGACGACTCCGGTTATTGAAGTGGCTGCTACCAAGAAGGTTACGGTTATTGTCTCGGAAGGCAAAGAACTGGAGATTAAAGACTACAAAAGAGACGAATCGTTATGA
- a CDS encoding TraU family protein: MDRFTNKYLLVVVLLFSAFPSFAGIIKKGDSFNAGSDINWDDMEFKFLGICICPRPPPVFYEEGEIYEYWDPSLFIDTVSVANYSPFSGSGGDAEGTIDDELGGKNKSSDAVSIADESTFFQAHAFIFSMLDGNPCENDDKGGWWTEYDSMWQSDELAATITPEVALFANKAMQLLCMTDATAVNLGYPLDYMPWCIGSSGSTYPVSGHVDNDNIVQASNTAASRLIFKLNRLFMLCDPYLYCGCEYTPIWTKSHYKMHTARPDLRATYPIGQAAKTYDSGLNPPYEGVKGSNDEFLWVVFRKVLCCTCCE, encoded by the coding sequence ATGGATCGATTTACAAATAAATACCTGCTGGTCGTAGTGCTGTTGTTTTCTGCGTTTCCATCCTTTGCCGGCATTATTAAAAAAGGCGATTCATTCAACGCTGGTTCGGATATCAACTGGGATGATATGGAATTTAAATTTTTAGGTATTTGCATCTGCCCAAGACCTCCACCAGTTTTTTACGAGGAAGGTGAAATTTATGAATATTGGGACCCATCTTTATTCATAGATACGGTTTCAGTTGCTAATTATTCTCCGTTTTCAGGTTCTGGTGGTGATGCCGAGGGTACGATTGATGACGAATTAGGCGGAAAGAACAAATCTTCGGATGCTGTATCTATTGCCGATGAATCAACCTTCTTCCAGGCGCATGCGTTTATTTTTTCGATGCTGGATGGAAACCCTTGTGAAAATGACGACAAGGGAGGTTGGTGGACTGAATATGATTCAATGTGGCAAAGTGATGAACTTGCGGCCACTATCACTCCGGAAGTTGCATTATTTGCCAATAAAGCCATGCAGTTGCTTTGTATGACAGATGCTACGGCAGTAAATTTGGGATACCCTCTCGATTACATGCCCTGGTGTATTGGGAGCAGCGGGTCAACATATCCCGTAAGCGGCCATGTGGACAACGATAATATTGTTCAGGCCAGTAATACGGCAGCGTCACGGCTGATCTTCAAGCTGAACCGTCTGTTTATGCTTTGCGATCCGTATTTATATTGTGGCTGCGAGTACACGCCGATCTGGACAAAGAGCCATTACAAGATGCACACCGCCAGGCCCGATCTTCGGGCCACCTATCCTATCGGCCAAGCAGCCAAGACGTATGATTCCGGTCTCAATCCACCCTATGAGGGAGTAAAGGGGTCAAATGATGAATTTCTCTGGGTGGTGTTCAGGAAGGTACTCTGTTGCACCTGTTGCGAATGA
- a CDS encoding OmpA family protein, protein MPSGKAHEQLQINPENCATKHKQRERNGSFFNATEMMTQAKKQIQKTFRIVGVFFIAISSVCRPAWGLEIRQDFFSYPPAMNTPVQIPIHQTFIIASLPSFYAEPKSRPFPVVYFDLGSANLSPDAGNKLLMDLRDCCAACPLYLTGYTCSIGIESQNVKLSRSRAEAVATMLRRNGFKVALAEGKGMIDSSSPESNRRVEIKLTKN, encoded by the coding sequence ATGCCCTCGGGAAAAGCGCATGAGCAATTGCAAATCAACCCTGAAAACTGTGCGACAAAACATAAACAAAGAGAAAGAAACGGTAGTTTCTTTAATGCGACAGAAATGATGACTCAGGCCAAAAAACAAATTCAAAAAACCTTCCGGATTGTAGGGGTATTTTTCATCGCCATCAGTTCGGTTTGTCGTCCGGCTTGGGGGCTTGAAATCCGGCAGGATTTTTTCAGTTACCCACCTGCCATGAACACACCTGTACAAATTCCCATCCATCAAACTTTCATCATTGCAAGCCTCCCATCTTTTTACGCTGAACCGAAAAGCCGTCCGTTCCCTGTGGTTTATTTTGACCTGGGCAGCGCCAACTTGTCCCCGGATGCCGGCAACAAACTTCTGATGGATTTGCGGGATTGTTGTGCCGCCTGTCCTCTGTATCTCACCGGCTATACCTGTTCGATTGGAATCGAAAGCCAGAACGTGAAGCTTTCCAGGTCTCGAGCCGAGGCTGTTGCTACCATGCTTCGAAGAAATGGTTTCAAGGTGGCCTTGGCGGAAGGAAAAGGGATGATTGACAGTAGCAGCCCGGAAAGCAACCGAAGGGTAGAGATAAAACTCACGAAAAACTGA
- a CDS encoding TraC family protein, which translates to MIDFCKRLLYGNTEYLKHSDIAKLTRRHPFSAFLNYVAYDQEHEIYVNQDSTFGIIWECSPLTYAGEKAMNSLEGIFRAGMPYGTNIQFILHADSHIEPIIDMYRKSRTRTEPIIVTNTERVSEFLLEGKKGLEACSFIPVRNFRLFVAVKVPGDASGMPKPEELADKKKIAPLQDIKRQINETLRAAQLYPRNLPPGNLMEWLRRLLNTYPKDYPEHNFNSYSPDIPILKQIINADTIIKEGSDYIQAGDKYWCCTTPKSFPKEVDPMQTNSLFGGIWGIVSDADQIKTDFLYCFNIVFQKGIDVTIHAKTNLMLNQKGVGSLSTLLYRKQAEHVEAADDLEHGVKFLKIIPVFWVFSDDVENARDSCVRVRRLWENNGYVMQRDNMILKILFISSFPLCLYTGGKNIENLERDFTASVPSITPLLPVQGDFVGSGGIPNLIFTGRKGQLISLDFFAKGATNFNCFCCATSGSGKSFLVNFIAFNYYACGSIIRIIDIGGSYKKMADMLGARYLDFSPDSNICLNPFTNIIEPEEELSAIATVFAQMAYANSKTGCEDIEEINLFYWAVNWAWHQKGQAADANTVWEFMKSFPTGPGMEQHKEYDENKNLIEKARKLGFLLMNFTSYGFYGKFFCGPSTFDIRNDQFVVLELENLKVKPDLYKIVTMLIINAVTQDLYLSDRSRHRLIIFDEAWQFLDKSSMLAPVVNEGYRRARKYSGSFMIITQSILDLDQFGEVGTVIKDNSAFKIFLESPAFDKALDLKLIDYDDFSMKLLKSIKSNPPYYSEIFFDTPFGIGPARLIVNDYAYFIYTSKASEIAMIEERVTSGMTYHGAILEMVELRKNGKL; encoded by the coding sequence ATGATAGATTTTTGTAAGCGGCTTCTCTACGGCAACACTGAATACCTGAAACACAGCGATATTGCCAAGTTGACCAGGCGGCATCCTTTTTCTGCCTTCCTGAACTATGTCGCTTACGACCAGGAGCATGAAATCTATGTCAATCAGGACAGCACCTTTGGGATAATATGGGAGTGTTCCCCGCTTACCTACGCAGGCGAAAAGGCCATGAACTCACTTGAGGGTATTTTCAGGGCGGGGATGCCTTATGGCACTAATATTCAGTTTATTTTACATGCTGATTCCCACATAGAACCGATCATAGATATGTACCGAAAAAGCCGGACCAGAACAGAACCAATAATTGTCACCAATACCGAACGAGTTAGTGAATTTTTACTCGAAGGGAAAAAGGGGCTGGAGGCATGTAGCTTTATTCCAGTCAGAAATTTCCGTCTGTTTGTAGCGGTTAAAGTCCCCGGGGATGCGTCTGGTATGCCAAAACCAGAAGAATTGGCTGATAAAAAGAAGATTGCACCGTTACAGGACATCAAGCGGCAGATCAACGAGACCTTGAGAGCTGCTCAGCTTTACCCGAGAAACCTGCCGCCGGGCAACCTTATGGAATGGTTGCGGCGCTTGCTCAATACCTACCCAAAGGATTATCCAGAGCATAACTTCAATTCCTACAGCCCTGATATCCCAATTCTGAAACAGATTATCAATGCGGATACCATTATCAAGGAAGGGAGCGATTATATTCAGGCTGGAGATAAATACTGGTGTTGCACAACCCCAAAGAGCTTTCCCAAAGAAGTTGACCCGATGCAGACCAACTCCCTGTTTGGCGGGATATGGGGCATTGTCTCGGATGCTGACCAGATCAAGACTGATTTTCTCTATTGCTTCAATATCGTCTTTCAGAAGGGGATAGATGTAACAATCCACGCAAAAACAAATCTTATGCTCAATCAGAAAGGCGTTGGTTCATTATCTACTCTTCTTTACCGCAAGCAAGCGGAACACGTAGAGGCCGCCGATGATCTGGAACATGGTGTAAAATTTCTCAAGATCATTCCCGTTTTCTGGGTTTTTTCGGACGATGTAGAAAATGCCAGAGATTCATGTGTCAGGGTCAGACGGTTGTGGGAGAACAACGGTTATGTGATGCAAAGGGACAACATGATCCTGAAAATTCTGTTTATCTCGTCTTTTCCTCTTTGTCTCTACACGGGCGGTAAGAACATAGAAAATCTGGAGCGTGATTTTACTGCATCAGTACCTTCAATTACCCCATTGCTGCCGGTTCAGGGCGATTTTGTCGGTTCCGGCGGCATCCCGAATCTGATTTTCACTGGCCGAAAAGGGCAGTTGATTTCGCTCGACTTTTTCGCAAAAGGGGCAACCAACTTTAATTGCTTTTGCTGCGCTACATCTGGTTCCGGCAAGTCATTTCTGGTCAACTTCATAGCCTTTAATTATTACGCCTGCGGTTCGATAATCCGCATCATTGACATTGGTGGTTCCTACAAAAAAATGGCTGATATGTTGGGTGCAAGGTATCTGGATTTCAGCCCTGATTCAAATATATGCCTCAATCCTTTTACAAATATTATTGAGCCGGAGGAGGAATTATCGGCGATTGCAACCGTATTCGCGCAAATGGCCTACGCCAACTCAAAAACAGGATGTGAGGATATAGAGGAAATAAATTTATTTTATTGGGCGGTGAATTGGGCATGGCATCAAAAAGGACAAGCTGCTGATGCCAATACGGTCTGGGAATTTATGAAATCATTTCCTACTGGCCCCGGTATGGAACAACATAAAGAATATGATGAGAATAAAAATTTAATTGAGAAAGCAAGGAAGTTAGGCTTTCTCTTGATGAACTTCACCTCGTATGGCTTTTACGGAAAATTCTTTTGCGGCCCCAGCACCTTTGATATTCGCAATGATCAGTTTGTGGTCCTTGAGCTCGAAAACCTGAAGGTAAAACCTGATCTCTACAAGATTGTCACCATGCTCATTATCAATGCCGTAACTCAAGACCTTTATCTCTCAGATCGGTCACGGCATCGGCTGATTATTTTTGATGAAGCATGGCAGTTTCTGGATAAGTCCTCAATGCTTGCTCCGGTTGTCAATGAGGGCTACCGCAGAGCCAGGAAATACTCCGGCAGTTTCATGATTATCACCCAATCTATTCTTGATCTGGACCAATTCGGTGAAGTTGGAACTGTAATCAAAGACAACTCGGCCTTCAAAATCTTTTTGGAATCTCCTGCTTTTGACAAGGCACTCGACCTGAAATTGATTGATTACGATGATTTTTCCATGAAGCTCCTGAAAAGTATCAAATCCAACCCTCCGTACTACTCGGAAATCTTTTTTGACACACCCTTTGGAATTGGCCCGGCTCGTTTGATAGTAAACGATTACGCCTATTTTATTTACACTTCAAAGGCTTCTGAAATCGCCATGATCGAAGAGAGAGTTACTTCCGGCATGACCTATCATGGGGCCATCCTGGAAATGGTCGAGTTGCGGAAAAATGGCAAACTATAA